TTTGGAGGAAGCACGGGTTTTATTTTTTGAAAGCATCGGTTATTCGATGAAAATGGATGGCTGGGAATTTATTCTTGCTTCTACAAAATGTGATTTCATTGGGCAAGCTTTTTTTAATCAAAAACTAAAGATCGAAACAGAGGTTAGCAAAATTGGCAATAAAAGCTTTCATTTAGCTCACTCCATTATTGATGATGTAACAGGTGAATTGGTTGCTAGAGGTGAGGCAATCATTGTTTATTTTAATTTTGAAATGCAAAAAAGTATGCCAATTCCGAATGAGTTAAAAGAAGCATTACAAAGTCATCATACCCTTATTTAAATTAGTAACGATCTAGTTTTATATCCTATTAAAAGGAGTGAAAATCATGAGTGATATAATTCCAGTCAGAAGTGGAGAGGAGCTTAATGATAAAACAGTTAAAGAATTTTTAATACATCATTTTCCGCAGCTTTCTGAAGAAGATCCCCTAATCATTAATCAATTTGGAACAGGTGCTTCAAATTTAACGTATGAGCTTAAGCTAGGAAACTGGGAAGGAGTGTTAAGAAGGCCACCACTTGGTCCTGTTGCACCTAAAGCTCATGATATGAAACGAGAATTTAAAATTTTGAGTGCCCTTCACCCTATGTTTCCACCTGCACCGAAACCGTATCTGTTTTCAGAAGACGAAGAGGTGGTCGGAAGTCCATTTCTTATTATGGAAAGAAGGCATGGAATATTGTTAAATACTGATTTTCCTCCCGATACTCCGTCTTCACATGAGCTTGGAGAAAAGTTAAGCGAAATGATGATTGATACTCTTGTTCAGCTTCACCAAGTTAATTATAAAGGAACAGTTTTAGAAGAACTGAGTAACCCTGATGGCTTTTTGGAACGTCAGGTTTATGGTTGGATAAAGCGATATCACAGTGCAAAAACAGATGATATTAAAATAATAGATGAATTAACAAATTGGCTAGTAAAAAATATTCCTTCTTCACAAGAAGCCACGATCATACATTATGACTTTAAATTCAACAATGCATTATTCTCTCATGATTTTAGTCAACTAACTGGATTGTTTGATTGGGAAATGACAACTGTTGGTGATCCATTAGCAGATGTTGGTGCAGCGTTAAGCTATTGGTGTCAGAACGATGATCCGGACCTATTGAAATATGGACTTGGTAAGCCACCAATAACAGTTAAAGAAGGATTTTATACTAGAAATCAATTTATCGAACGATATGCTGCAAAAAGTGGCCGTGATTTGTCACAAATCCATTACTATATGACATTTGCTTATTTTAAGCTAGCGGTCATTTGTCAGCAGATTTATTATCGTTATCATAATGGGCAAACAAATGATAAACGGTTTAAAGACTTTCATCTATATGTGAAAACACTTATTGAGCATGCTGTATCTGTAAGTCGAGAAAAGGCAAGGTGAACTCAGGTATGGGCGTTAGGAGATCTCCTTCAAGAAAGGGGTGTAAAGGGTGACAAAGGTACATGTGATCATGAAAAAAGAAGAAATTATTGAGGAGAAAATGGAGGGGAATATTGCAATTGTTATCGATGTCTTACTGGCAACCTCAACAATCACCTGTGCACTTGTGGATGGGGCGAAAGCGGTTATTCCTGTTCATAATGCAGAAGAAGCTCGTGTAGCCTCAAATCTTATCAGAGCAGAAAATCACATACTAGTTGGAGAATATGAGGGGAAAACAATTGAGGGTTTTTATGATCCAATGCCAACCATTTTAAAAGACAGCATTCAAGGCAAGCATATGATCTTATCTACAACAAATGGAACAGTAGCAATTAATAAATCAAAAAAAGCAAATAAAATTTATATTTGTTCTCTATTAAATGGAAAAGCAGTTGCAAATACAATTACTCATTTTCATAAAGATGATTCTATTATTATTGTGTGTTCTGGATCTTCAGATCAGTTTTGTTTAGAAGATTTTTATGGAGCGGGGCATCTTATCTATCATTTACAAGAAAAGATGCATTTACAGCTAACAGATTCGGCTAAGGCAGCTCGACTTTTTTATGAAAGCAATAAATCTGTTGCTGAAACGATTCTTCTTTCATCAAGGGTAGGAGAAATGCTTGAAAAATATGGATTCATTGATGAAGTGAAAGTTGTTAGCCAAAAAGATTGCTTTGAAATTGTTCCATTTTTTGACGGAGAAAAAATTATAGCAGGGGGAGAGTGTGTATGACTTTACTAGCTAATAAAGGCGGTAGCTTTTTATATGACTATGATTTACCTTTAAATCTATTTACTCCTGAAGATGTAACAGATGAACAAAAAATGATTGAAAAAACGGCAAAACAGTTTGTAGAAAAAGATGTAACACCTGTTAGAGAGAGAATTGAAAATCAAGATTTTGATAAAGTAGTAGAGTTGTTAAAAAAAGCCGGTGAGCTTGGACTCCTTGCACACAGTGTACCGGAGCAGTATGGTGGGCTAGGTCTTGACAAGGTTAGTAAAGGTATTGTTGGAGAAGTTGTCGGAAGGTCTGGTGGATATGGTGTTGCCCATTCAAATCATACATGTATCGCTACTCTTCCGATCACTTATTTTGGTACAAAGCAACAAAAAGAACGTTACTTACCTAAATTGGCTTCAGGAGAATATCTTGGTGCATATTGCTTAACGGAGCCGAATGCGGGTTCAGATGCTCTGGCGTCACAAACAACTGCAAAACTAAATGACCAAGGAACTCATTATCTGTTAAACGGTACAAAACTTTATATTACAAATGCAATATTTTCAGATACATTCATTGTATATGCGAAAGTAGATGGTGATAAATTTTCGGCCTTTATTGTTGAAAAGAACTATCCTGGAATTTCTTTAGGACCTGAGGAACAAAAGATGGGTATTAAAGGTTCC
This Metabacillus endolithicus DNA region includes the following protein-coding sequences:
- a CDS encoding acyl-CoA thioesterase, which gives rise to MKHETLVKVRFCETDALGHVNNTSFFIYLEEARVLFFESIGYSMKMDGWEFILASTKCDFIGQAFFNQKLKIETEVSKIGNKSFHLAHSIIDDVTGELVARGEAIIVYFNFEMQKSMPIPNELKEALQSHHTLI
- a CDS encoding phosphotransferase family protein, which produces MSDIIPVRSGEELNDKTVKEFLIHHFPQLSEEDPLIINQFGTGASNLTYELKLGNWEGVLRRPPLGPVAPKAHDMKREFKILSALHPMFPPAPKPYLFSEDEEVVGSPFLIMERRHGILLNTDFPPDTPSSHELGEKLSEMMIDTLVQLHQVNYKGTVLEELSNPDGFLERQVYGWIKRYHSAKTDDIKIIDELTNWLVKNIPSSQEATIIHYDFKFNNALFSHDFSQLTGLFDWEMTTVGDPLADVGAALSYWCQNDDPDLLKYGLGKPPITVKEGFYTRNQFIERYAAKSGRDLSQIHYYMTFAYFKLAVICQQIYYRYHNGQTNDKRFKDFHLYVKTLIEHAVSVSREKAR
- a CDS encoding 2-phosphosulfolactate phosphatase, producing the protein MTKVHVIMKKEEIIEEKMEGNIAIVIDVLLATSTITCALVDGAKAVIPVHNAEEARVASNLIRAENHILVGEYEGKTIEGFYDPMPTILKDSIQGKHMILSTTNGTVAINKSKKANKIYICSLLNGKAVANTITHFHKDDSIIIVCSGSSDQFCLEDFYGAGHLIYHLQEKMHLQLTDSAKAARLFYESNKSVAETILLSSRVGEMLEKYGFIDEVKVVSQKDCFEIVPFFDGEKIIAGGECV